The genomic window TCCATTCAGAGAAAAACACAGTGGTAATCATTACTAACATTTTAGCAAACATCCTTTCAGGCACCTTGCTAGTGATGTTGTCATGGATACCGACCAGTGTACACTTTTCTGTACAAGGAACTGAACCTTACAGTGGGGGCTGTATTGATCTGTGCAAGCCCCCTCTCTGCCTTTTTTCCCTCCCATACCATTTCCTGCCCTCTCAACCATCATTCATGTTTACGTGTGCCTTGGAGGTGTTATAAAATGTTTATCAGTTTGAAGGATGCATTCTGATGTGTTTTCCACGCATATACATGGCTagagagaagtggggaggggggttGTTACAGATCTcattctatttctttcctctctggcCAAGCACCATGTGTTTAAGACCGATCTGTCCAgctgctatgtgctcatgtggtGTGTTGCTCTGTCTCAGGATTTCTCAGCCTCAGGAcactgacatttggggctggacCGTTCTTCTTGTGGGGGCTGCCCTATGCACTGTGGGGTGATCAGCAGTATCCAGTAGGTGCTAGTTGCGCCTTCTCCCCAGCTGCAACACTCAaaactgtctccagacattgACAATTGTCCTGGGTATCCAGGGGCAAAATCTCCCCAGTTGGGAATCCTTGCTTCcctttccatgtatatgcatggaAAATACATCAGAATGCATCCTTCAAACTGATAAACATTTTATAACAACTTGTTGTACCAGAAATAGAATATATGCTGCAGCGAGACATCCAGAAAAAAAGAGGCCTGGCTATAACAAAATTCCATTCCGGATGTTCTGAGTGTCAGAGAACCTTGCTGCCATCTCGCTGAGCCATACTGGGTGGAAGTGTGTGGGGTATGAGGAACTGGTCTTTGAGCTATGCATAAAATCCTTCAAGGGCAAAATCATTTATTCCCTCAGCCAGCGTTTACTGAGCAGCTACTGTATGCCAGATACTCGTCTTGGCACTGGGTAAACAATCAGCTTTCAAGGAGCTTACCCCCAAAGtgggaaataaaataaacaataaacaacGGTTGTCACTCAACAgcaagtgctatgaagaaaactgTATCTGAATGAGAAAGCAGAGATGGGGGTGTAGGAGGGTCTGAGGAGGAAGTCCTCCTGAGGACTTGAAAGTGAGTTAGGGTGCCAGCGTGAAAGTTAGGGAAATGCTTTCTTGTGAGCAGCAAAATTAAAACTGCACTTTCCTTTTTACCACACAGATTCTCACTGCATTTTAACTCGGAGGAGAAATTAGGAAGAGCATAGGATTCTACAGTGAGCACCTGCCATCTCGCCCTATCACACTTCCTGGGATGGACACAAGATCAGCTGCAGCAGAACCTTCATTCTCCAGCTAAGAACCGCTGATGAATGCAATCCCGCTGACAACTGGATACGTATTCTAACAAGTAGTAGCAGTATTCCATGAGTAGAAATACCACAAGTGCTCTAACCAAATTGCTCTTGAAGCACGTTTctattgtttctaatttttcaccattatacGCCACGGCTGCATGGATCTGATGATGAGACTCAGGCCTTTGAGGACCTGCTGGGTCTGCCAAGGACTGTTCTGTGCTCTGCCCCCTCTCCCTACTTCCGGCTCTGTCCTTCTCAGCTCCACAGCTCCACCCTTAGCTTCTGGAGCAAGGGTGGGctgctctgtgccttggtttccccacTGGCGGGCTTCAGTGAGAACACGGTAgctgctcccctcctccccagttcTGAGTCTCCTGCGGAACAGGAACCCAGAATAAAGGGTGGGCTGGCAAGTCAACACGCTGGCCCCAGTAACAGGGAGCGGAGGAAAATGGGAGCCCTCGGAGGAGGGGGAGGCTCCTGCGGCTCCCCTTGCAGGCTGCTGCCTGGGGCCGCCTGTGTCAACAGCCAGGGGCCCCTACCCTGATCCTGTTGGCGACAGCCTCCCCTCTTTGCCTGCAGGGATCGGCCTGGGGGATGTGGGCAGCGAGGCTCTCCCTGGAGAGGTTGCTGCCATCAAACCCAACGAGAGGGACTAGTGAGCCATGAATTGTCAgagcttatgatttttttttgtcagtCAGGCATCCAGAATTTTAAGGATTGACAGTCAGTattttagggcttccccggtggctcagcagtacagaatctgcctgccaacgcaggggatgtgtgttcgatccctgggtgggcaagatcccctggaggaggaaatggcaacccactccaatattcttgcctgggcaatcccatggacagaggagcctggcgggctagtccaggaggtcacaaaagaattagacatgactgagcaactaaaacaacaacaattagtatttttaaaatatatgcaacatGGCAGGTGTCAGCCAGAGTACAGCCTTCAACAAAACCAGACCATCTGTCTGTGCTTCAGCTGAGAAGCGGTCACACAGAGAACTCATGGATCCCAGGCAGCTGTTTTGGAACCAAACCACACCAACCAGGCAAGAGATGGCACGGGGTCCTGGAGTATCAGAGCCAGAGGTGGCCTCCCTGTGGCACAGGGTGGGGGGAGAGACGGCCACTGAGACCAAAGTGAAGGGTTGTGCCCAGCATCGCACTGGTTTCCTGCCCCCAGCTCGGGGCTGCCTCACTCCTAGGCCTATTGCCCAATCCTACTTGCCTCTTAGTCACTGGTATTTTGGAATGTTGGCTAACACTGGGTGCctagcaaaggaaaagaaaggcccCTTTCAGGAAGGCCTCAGCCCCCGCATGTTGCCAGCAGGCCTTGGGCAAGGCTGCGTGATTACCACCTAAAAGGGGCCGCAAGTGGCAGAGGATCCGAGAAGGGACGATGGCAGGGGCTTGGAAGGCACTGGTGCTGGTAGCAGGCTTGGCAGCCGTGGCCTGTGTGGCCCAGCGTGGTCTGAGCTATGAAGAGATTGTCACCCAGGCCCTGAAGTTCTTCAACCAGGGCCGGCGAGGACAGCGCATCTTTGGCCTGCTGGAAAGCACCCCGCCGCCACCTGGTTTGGTGAGGGTCAGGGTCTCAAGCCTGGGGAGCGGGTACCACCTACCTCACAACATCCCGTGAGGCCAGCAGGCAGGAGCGAGTGCCCCAAACAGGAACAAAGTGCTTGGTTAACAGCAGATGCTGGTGTTATTACTATAATGTTTCTCTACTCAGAAGGTAAAACGGAGACTGGTACTCTCTCTCTGGCCTGACAGCTGGCTAGCTGATCAATTCCGGGATTTGCCCAAAGGTGGAATGTGGGGTCTGGGAGTCCATTCTGCTCTCAGGCCCTGGAGTTGAAGGAGTAAGCAGAGCTGTTTCATAGGATGGACAGGAGCCAGACTGGTCCCACCAGAAGGCACCTCACCAGGGCCTTCCAGggtctcccttcccacccccttACCTCTCTCCTGGCAGTTGGGAGGCAAGTATTCTAGGTCCTTTGTCACAGAAGAGGAGATTGAGGTGCAGAGATGGGAGGTGACCCCTCAAGGCGGTCCAGCCATGAAGTGGTGGCCTCTGCTGGTTTCCAGAAGCCCTGCGTGCCTTCAGCCTCTGCTGAGGCTGTTTGAAGCGGCCGCCTCTCTTAGGTGGGAAGTGCAGACCTCGGGCAAGCCCTGTCAACTTGGAACTGTGATTGCTCTCCTCCCTGCCTTTGTTCTCTCCTGTGTAAAAGGGAGATGACTGTGACTCTTCTCCTGCTTCTTTAGAACTCCACCACGATCCCGCTCAACTTCAGGATTAAAGAGACTGTGTGCTTCCTGTTCCGGTACCGCCGAAGACCCCGACAGTGTCCTTTCAGGGAGGGTGGGGTGAGTCTCCTATCCATCCCCTGGCTCCCTGCCCCAGTGAGCAGGACAAGGAATCTCCcctctctctcacctccttccCGGAGGCCGAGTTTGCTTCCACCCACCCACAGACAGGTGAGGTTTGACtgtggaagttttttttttttaattgggtttttcCTTATGGCTTTTTCTTACTACAAATTGTCCATCCTTATTAGAAAAGCAATACACACTAAAAGAAGTgactaaatattaaaagagaaagaacaaaggggGACCATaatccacatcagttcagttcagtcaatcagtcgtgtctgactctttgtgaccccatggactgcagcacgccaggcctccctgtccatcaccagctcctggagcttactcacactcatgtccatgagtcagtgatgccatccaaacatttcatcctctgtcgtccccttctcctgccttcaatctttcccagcatcagggtcttttccaatgagttagttcttggcatcaggtggccaaagtattggagtttcagcttcagcatcagtgcttccaatgaatattcaggactgatttcctttaggatggactggttggatctccttgcagtccaagggactctcaagagtcctccaacaccacagttgaaaagcataaattattttttagtttttgttgatGCTTTTATAATCCACCCAGATAaccactgactttatttttctgggctccaaaatcactgcagatggtgattgcagccatgaaattaaaagacgcttactccatggaaggaaagttatgaccaacctcgacagcatattaaaaagcagagacattagtttgccaacaaaggtccgtctagtcaaggctatggtttttccagtggtcatgtagggatgtgagagttggactataaagaaagctgagcgctgaagaattgatgcttttgaactgtggtgttggagaagactcttgagagtcccttggactgcaaggagatccaaccagtccatcctaaaggagatcagtcctgggtgttcattggaaggactgatgctaaagctgaaactccaatactttggccatctgatgcgaagagctgactcattggaaaagaccctgatgctgggaaagattgagggaaggaggagaaggggatgacagaggatgagatggttggatggcatcaccgactcaatggacatgggtttgggtggactccaggagttggtgatggacagggaggcctggcgagctgccgttcatggggtcgcaaagagtcagacacaactgatccactgaactgaactgaacagataactgcttttctaaaattaggaaaatattttattatagcaaaCCAATAAAATTTAGAGAAgcgaagtaaaaaacaaaaaatctgcaACCCCACTACTCAGGAGACAACATTAACTGTTGGTGTATCATCTTCGGTACCTTTTTGATGTACACACGAGTGTTTTAAACAATATTACTCTCTCTCGGCTAATTTATGGAGACCCTTTCCCGTGTAAGAACTTGCATGAAAGTCAATGCTATCGGGCGCGCACGGAGCCTGCCCGGGTGTCCCCAGCGACCGCTGCTCCCTCCGGTGGCTAGCGGGCGGACTGGAGCTCGGGAGTCGGGGGACCTGGGCGAGGGCGCCGTCCGCTGCAGCCAGTGTGCTTGCTCCCCGGCAGGAGGAGCGGAACTGCACCGGCTCCTTCTTCATGCTGCGGCAACTCCGCCTCCTGTCGCTCAACTGCGTG from Capricornis sumatraensis isolate serow.1 chromosome 10, serow.2, whole genome shotgun sequence includes these protein-coding regions:
- the LOC138086953 gene encoding 15 kDa protein B-like; translation: MAGAWKALVLVAGLAAVACVAQRGLSYEEIVTQALKFFNQGRRGQRIFGLLESTPPPPGLNSTTIPLNFRIKETVCFLFRYRRRPRQCPFREGGEERNCTGSFFMLRQLRLLSLNCVPDRELEPEPRRRGRTLLSLPGEDPPQLDSSNLPPAARDLYERAKYDILSNILRNF